One Thermicanus aegyptius DSM 12793 DNA segment encodes these proteins:
- a CDS encoding S41 family peptidase: MRKLDRKKMTLLVSAVLAIGLTALLLFSPPTQEAMGKVLSSLLVGDTNHSLALNGDQPASSPVKGQVQAAGNENSQGLPSEFSKLAEAYQMILSSYYDQKALDKNRLLDGAIKGMIEALDDPYTTYMDKEENAQFQDSLSSSFEGIGTEVMMLNNRVTIVSPFKDSPAEKAGLKPNDQIISVDGVNIEGLDLQEAVKKIRGPKGTKVKLGILREGLTDPLTVIVTRDTIPLESVYRSVEVVDGKKLGRLEITSFSENTADRFFEEFDRLKQEGVKGVVIDLRGNPGGYLDAVLSIGERIIPKQGVILQIEDRDGKRVKYTSKLKGEGFPIVALIDEGSASASEILAGALKAAGYPIVGKNSFGKGTVQVTKDLKDGSTIKITVAKWLTPDGTWIHKKGIQPTLTVDQPEYFQAAPIHAETPLKREMNGSEVQNLQKVLAGLGYSLSRNDGYFDASTEAGVRLFQQKNKLPVTGVVDKITAEKLQEQLIAKIKNPANDAQLQAAYTLLAGMVK, encoded by the coding sequence GTGAGGAAATTGGACCGAAAAAAAATGACTCTCCTCGTGTCGGCGGTATTAGCCATCGGGCTGACGGCTTTGCTCCTCTTCTCTCCTCCTACGCAGGAGGCGATGGGGAAGGTTCTTTCCTCCCTTTTGGTGGGGGATACCAACCACAGCCTCGCATTGAATGGAGACCAACCCGCTTCCTCTCCTGTTAAGGGTCAGGTACAGGCCGCCGGAAATGAAAATTCGCAAGGACTTCCTTCCGAGTTTTCCAAATTGGCCGAGGCGTATCAAATGATCTTAAGTTCCTATTATGACCAAAAGGCCCTCGACAAAAACCGGCTTCTCGATGGGGCGATTAAAGGGATGATCGAGGCTTTGGACGATCCCTATACCACCTACATGGATAAGGAGGAGAACGCTCAATTTCAGGATTCCCTGAGCTCATCCTTTGAAGGCATAGGAACTGAGGTGATGATGCTTAATAACAGAGTTACCATCGTTTCACCCTTTAAGGATTCCCCGGCGGAGAAGGCGGGACTTAAGCCGAATGACCAGATCATCTCCGTCGATGGGGTGAATATTGAAGGGCTTGACTTGCAAGAAGCGGTTAAAAAGATTCGGGGGCCCAAGGGAACCAAGGTGAAATTAGGGATTCTTCGTGAAGGGTTAACGGATCCCCTCACGGTGATTGTAACCCGGGATACCATTCCTTTGGAATCGGTTTACCGCAGTGTCGAGGTGGTGGATGGAAAGAAGCTGGGGAGATTGGAAATCACCTCCTTCTCGGAAAATACGGCGGATCGTTTTTTTGAGGAATTCGACCGCTTAAAGCAAGAGGGGGTCAAAGGGGTGGTCATTGATCTCCGCGGCAATCCGGGAGGTTATCTCGATGCGGTATTATCGATCGGTGAAAGAATCATCCCCAAACAAGGGGTTATTCTTCAGATAGAGGACAGGGACGGAAAAAGAGTAAAGTACACTTCGAAGTTGAAGGGAGAAGGCTTCCCCATCGTTGCCCTCATCGATGAAGGGAGCGCCAGCGCTTCCGAGATATTGGCGGGGGCCCTGAAGGCGGCAGGTTATCCGATTGTAGGGAAGAACTCGTTTGGTAAAGGAACTGTCCAGGTAACCAAAGATTTGAAAGATGGAAGTACCATAAAGATTACCGTCGCCAAATGGTTAACGCCGGACGGAACCTGGATTCACAAGAAAGGGATTCAACCTACCCTTACGGTCGATCAACCCGAATATTTTCAGGCCGCCCCCATACACGCGGAGACTCCCCTAAAACGGGAAATGAACGGATCCGAAGTTCAAAACCTGCAGAAAGTTTTGGCGGGGTTGGGATACTCTCTTTCACGAAACGATGGCTATTTCGATGCTTCGACGGAAGCGGGCGTCCGTCTCTTCCAACAGAAAAATAAGCTCCCCGTAACCGGGGTCGTTGATAAGATTACGGCGGAAAAATTGCAGGAACAGCTCATCGCGAAAATAAAAAATCCCGCGAATGACGCCCAGTTGCAAGCTGCTTATACCCTGCTCGCGGGTATGGTAAAGTAG
- a CDS encoding murein hydrolase activator EnvC family protein has protein sequence MRERKGLLLALVVLILLGLFMQTGLGAGNTEQQLKEKLSQLKKQQGSVQSKSNEIVGKLKQNQSTQKKLKDEIYYLDLKMNELQGKIDQLQQEIDATEVKANQAAKELDQAVERVAERDKLLKTRVKAIYETGNVSYLEVLLDSSSLGDFLSRLDMVEKVVASDKAILEKNKKDQALIAERKKEIDAYLADLEKKYAEQRKQKEQLASLSKQRSVQIASLEQQAEEFELEQEKLNNQLLEIAKQITQVNNELTKLKWSGGKLVWPVPDSHRITSPFGYRYHPIKKVRSLHAGIDIGAPQGSDILAADKGRVIMAEYYGAYGNTIMIDHGSGLVTQYSHIRNGGIMVKVNDIVERGEKIAEVGSTGLSTGPHLHFGVIKGGEYTDPMKFLGK, from the coding sequence GTGAGAGAAAGGAAGGGTTTACTTCTCGCATTGGTCGTTCTCATCTTGCTCGGGCTCTTCATGCAGACGGGTTTGGGGGCGGGCAATACAGAACAGCAATTGAAGGAGAAGTTGTCTCAGTTGAAGAAACAGCAGGGGAGCGTTCAATCGAAGAGCAATGAAATCGTAGGGAAACTGAAGCAGAATCAGTCGACCCAGAAGAAGCTGAAGGATGAAATCTACTACCTTGATTTAAAAATGAATGAATTGCAAGGAAAGATTGATCAACTCCAACAAGAGATCGACGCCACGGAGGTTAAAGCGAATCAGGCAGCCAAAGAGCTGGATCAAGCGGTTGAGCGTGTGGCCGAGCGGGACAAGCTCCTAAAGACAAGGGTAAAGGCGATCTATGAAACAGGAAATGTTTCTTATTTGGAAGTTCTCCTTGACTCCTCTTCTTTAGGAGATTTTCTCTCCAGGCTGGATATGGTGGAGAAAGTGGTTGCATCGGACAAGGCCATCCTGGAAAAAAATAAAAAGGACCAGGCTCTCATCGCGGAGCGGAAGAAAGAGATCGATGCGTATCTGGCCGATTTGGAAAAAAAATATGCAGAGCAGCGCAAGCAAAAGGAACAGCTTGCTTCCCTAAGCAAACAGCGAAGCGTACAGATTGCTTCTCTTGAACAACAGGCAGAAGAGTTTGAATTGGAACAGGAAAAATTAAACAATCAGCTCCTGGAGATCGCCAAACAAATCACCCAGGTGAATAATGAGCTTACCAAGTTAAAATGGAGCGGCGGAAAACTGGTGTGGCCCGTCCCGGATTCCCATCGGATTACCTCTCCGTTCGGCTATCGGTACCATCCCATCAAAAAGGTGAGGAGCCTCCATGCGGGGATCGATATCGGAGCTCCACAAGGTTCAGATATCTTGGCAGCAGATAAGGGGCGGGTGATTATGGCCGAATATTATGGGGCGTACGGGAATACCATAATGATTGACCATGGCAGCGGTCTGGTGACCCAATATTCCCATATTCGAAACGGTGGAATCATGGTGAAGGTAAACGATATCGTAGAGCGGGGAGAAAAAATTGCCGAAGTGGGATCAACCGGGCTTTCCACCGGGCCCCATCTCCATTTTGGCGTGATTAAAGGCGGCGAGTACACCGATCCGATGAAATTTCTAGGGAAATAA
- the ftsX gene encoding permease-like cell division protein FtsX: MKFRTLVRHIREAFRNIWRNGWMTFASISTVSVTLLILGAFVLLALNLDHITGSVEKTVEIRLFLKMDTTDDQIKAIENEIRGMPEVSEVVFVPREQGLEELKKGFGEEADLFAGLEKENPLPDAFVVKTRIPQETGKVAELIAKIPQVEKVRYARDVVERLFKITDTIRNVGIVLIIGLAFTAMFLIANTIKLTILSRSREIEIMKLVGATNGFIRWPFFIEGSLLGMVGALLPLAILLGGYQYLYRSANEQIAITLFVPLLPIQEVWQDLTLLLIGLGILIGIWGTITSIRRFLRV; encoded by the coding sequence ATGAAATTTAGAACGCTGGTCAGACATATCCGGGAAGCCTTTAGGAACATCTGGCGAAATGGGTGGATGACCTTCGCGTCGATTAGTACCGTTTCCGTCACGCTCTTAATCTTGGGAGCTTTCGTTCTCTTAGCCTTAAACCTTGACCATATTACGGGAAGCGTAGAGAAAACCGTTGAAATCCGACTATTCCTCAAGATGGATACCACCGATGATCAGATTAAAGCGATTGAAAATGAGATCAGAGGAATGCCCGAAGTGTCGGAAGTGGTATTTGTTCCCCGGGAACAGGGATTAGAAGAATTGAAGAAAGGGTTCGGTGAAGAAGCGGATCTTTTCGCCGGATTGGAGAAAGAAAATCCCCTGCCGGACGCCTTCGTCGTTAAAACCCGTATCCCACAAGAGACGGGGAAAGTGGCGGAGCTGATCGCCAAGATTCCACAGGTAGAAAAGGTTCGTTACGCCAGAGATGTGGTGGAAAGACTGTTTAAAATCACCGATACCATACGCAATGTGGGCATTGTTCTCATTATCGGCCTTGCATTTACGGCCATGTTCCTCATCGCCAATACGATTAAGTTAACCATTCTTTCCCGCAGTCGGGAGATCGAGATCATGAAGTTGGTCGGTGCCACCAATGGATTTATCCGCTGGCCATTCTTTATTGAAGGATCTCTGCTGGGGATGGTTGGCGCTCTTCTTCCCTTAGCCATTCTCCTGGGAGGCTATCAATATCTCTACCGGTCGGCCAATGAGCAGATTGCCATCACCCTCTTTGTCCCCCTGCTTCCCATTCAAGAAGTGTGGCAGGATCTCACCTTGCTGCTCATCGGTCTAGGAATCTTAATCGGCATATGGGGGACCATTACCTCCATCCGCCGTTTTCTCCGCGTCTGA
- the ftsE gene encoding cell division ATP-binding protein FtsE, with protein MIEMRDVWKKYNNGTTALQGINLSLKKGEFVYLIGPSGAGKSTFIKLLYREEKATKGEIFVNGIHLNKIKRRQIPFLRRDIGIVFQDYRLLPTMTVYENVAFAMEVIEKPPREIRRRVKEILYMVGLQDHAHHYPDELSGGEQQRVAIAWAIVNNPSMIIADEPTGNLDPETSLGIMKLLDQINLQGTTVIMATHDKEIVNRIKKRVIAIDHGRIVRDDARGGYDYEI; from the coding sequence GTGATCGAGATGCGTGATGTGTGGAAGAAGTACAACAACGGCACGACCGCCCTTCAAGGGATCAATCTATCCTTAAAAAAAGGGGAGTTTGTCTATCTCATAGGACCGAGCGGTGCAGGAAAATCGACTTTTATAAAGCTTTTATATAGAGAAGAGAAGGCGACAAAAGGGGAAATTTTCGTCAATGGAATTCATCTGAATAAGATCAAGCGACGACAAATCCCGTTTTTGCGAAGGGATATAGGGATCGTCTTCCAGGATTATCGCCTCCTTCCCACCATGACGGTTTATGAAAACGTCGCCTTTGCCATGGAAGTGATTGAGAAGCCGCCCAGAGAAATACGTCGGCGGGTGAAGGAAATCCTCTACATGGTGGGATTGCAGGATCACGCCCATCATTATCCCGATGAGCTCTCCGGAGGCGAACAGCAGCGCGTGGCCATCGCCTGGGCCATCGTGAATAACCCTTCCATGATCATCGCTGATGAACCCACCGGCAATCTGGACCCCGAGACCTCCCTCGGAATCATGAAACTCCTGGATCAGATTAACCTTCAAGGAACAACGGTGATTATGGCTACCCACGATAAAGAGATCGTGAATCGCATCAAAAAAAGAGTGATTGCCATCGACCATGGCCGTATCGTCCGGGATGACGCGAGAGGGGGATACGACTATGAAATTTAG
- a CDS encoding GNAT family N-acetyltransferase, with amino-acid sequence MTQQDEKERDERIVPLGSEEEWKEAYPVMSQLRTHLTMEDYLQGMRAMWREGYRLFAYRKGEEILALAGGTILTNLYNGRHFYLYDLVTAGEYRSQGIGESLLRYVENWAKEQGCEWVVLTSGLQRVDAHRFYEDKMGYMRSSYLFKRRML; translated from the coding sequence ATGACGCAACAGGATGAAAAAGAGAGAGATGAACGGATCGTCCCATTGGGATCTGAAGAGGAATGGAAGGAAGCTTATCCGGTGATGAGCCAGCTCCGCACCCACCTCACGATGGAGGATTACTTGCAGGGAATGCGCGCCATGTGGAGGGAAGGGTATCGCCTCTTCGCCTACCGGAAAGGGGAAGAGATCCTCGCCCTGGCCGGCGGGACGATTCTTACCAATTTGTATAATGGACGCCATTTCTATTTGTATGATCTTGTTACGGCGGGTGAATACCGATCTCAGGGAATCGGGGAAAGTCTCCTGCGTTATGTGGAGAATTGGGCAAAGGAACAAGGATGTGAATGGGTCGTCTTAACCTCCGGATTGCAGCGTGTCGATGCCCATCGCTTTTATGAGGATAAAATGGGTTACATGCGGTCAAGTTATCTGTTCAAAAGAAGAATGTTGTGA
- a CDS encoding PH domain-containing protein, which produces MRSEPQERLEEEAVEVWRIRGLLSSMIILAIALLLAYFAGRSVHFSLAILLVAAALLCSFFLIFLAPPLRYRRFRYQVYAEEIDILRGVWFIKRTLIPMAKVQHVDTKQGPILRRFGLANVTIHTAASQHEIPALSVEKAGALRDQIALLARIPDEEEELSSSEEISSSMGDQK; this is translated from the coding sequence ATGCGCAGCGAACCACAGGAGCGGTTGGAAGAAGAGGCCGTCGAAGTTTGGCGAATCCGCGGCCTCCTCTCCTCCATGATCATTCTGGCGATCGCCCTTCTTCTCGCCTATTTCGCAGGAAGGTCTGTCCATTTTTCCCTCGCTATCCTTCTTGTTGCAGCGGCCTTGCTATGCTCTTTTTTTCTGATCTTCCTTGCTCCTCCCCTCCGCTATCGCCGTTTTCGCTACCAGGTTTATGCGGAGGAGATCGACATCCTCCGTGGGGTCTGGTTCATCAAGCGGACATTAATCCCCATGGCAAAGGTACAGCATGTGGACACGAAGCAAGGCCCCATCCTGCGTCGCTTCGGTCTTGCCAATGTTACCATCCATACCGCCGCTTCCCAACATGAGATACCGGCCCTTTCCGTGGAAAAGGCCGGCGCTTTGCGCGATCAAATCGCTCTCCTGGCAAGAATTCCTGATGAAGAGGAAGAACTCAGCAGTTCCGAAGAAATCAGCAGTTCCATGGGGGACCAAAAATGA
- a CDS encoding PH domain-containing protein, which yields MKNLDFTKPRHLHPMAALYLTGTALKESLWGILPVLLVIFNKMGFFPVLLVILGLIFLFGFLGVVSWSRYRFWVEEGELRVEHGIIFHKKRYIPLSKIQGVELERDLIHRLIGLVKVRVETGGGKAGAGSEASFSALTRSEGEALKTILLKEKGAPFTEREMEGSGESPQDWIWRLSLARLLITGATSGNIGVFLGFLFVIYNAFDQMIPWDLITRELMGFLSQEFHSVTSYVIAAVLLLLLSWLFSIGGAILRYAGFRIRKEGERIIIERGLFHKLTTTLSAHRIQAIHFVEGPLRRPFAYGALYVDVSGYNMEGMSHTVLSPLLRREEVDTFLQTILPQYAGKLHQRLHPLPKSGWMEAALQRWVPTSLAALLLSFYLSLYWPPYVSLLPLVVIPWLILSTFLYLRDGGWAISGSAYLVIRFRKIFSRYTYILPRGRLQSVSMESSLLGRLLHLATVKAEVLSGNTGATVTLKYAKEEEATTLFFWGGRKGGRKDGTDHGGNQSVSFLFLEEQRTDP from the coding sequence ATGAAGAATCTTGATTTTACCAAACCTAGACATCTTCATCCGATGGCAGCCCTCTATCTAACGGGAACGGCCTTAAAAGAAAGCCTATGGGGCATCCTCCCCGTCCTCCTCGTGATCTTCAATAAAATGGGGTTCTTCCCCGTCCTCCTCGTGATCTTGGGTCTTATCTTCCTGTTCGGTTTCTTGGGCGTGGTCTCTTGGTCCCGATATCGTTTTTGGGTGGAAGAGGGGGAATTGCGGGTGGAACATGGGATCATCTTCCACAAAAAACGCTACATTCCCCTATCCAAGATCCAAGGCGTCGAGCTGGAAAGGGACTTGATCCATCGCCTCATCGGGCTCGTGAAGGTTCGCGTGGAGACAGGGGGAGGGAAAGCAGGAGCCGGGTCGGAAGCCTCTTTCTCCGCCCTCACCCGGAGCGAAGGCGAAGCGTTAAAAACGATCTTGCTCAAGGAAAAAGGGGCTCCTTTTACGGAACGCGAAATGGAAGGAAGTGGAGAAAGTCCTCAGGATTGGATCTGGAGGCTCAGCCTCGCCCGTCTCCTCATCACCGGAGCGACCTCCGGCAACATCGGGGTTTTCCTCGGCTTTCTCTTCGTCATTTATAACGCCTTTGACCAAATGATTCCTTGGGATCTCATTACGAGGGAACTGATGGGATTCCTCTCCCAGGAATTTCACTCGGTTACTTCGTATGTCATCGCCGCAGTTCTCCTCCTTCTCCTTTCTTGGCTCTTTTCCATCGGCGGAGCAATCCTCCGCTATGCGGGATTCAGAATCCGAAAGGAAGGGGAGCGGATCATCATCGAACGGGGACTCTTCCATAAGCTGACCACCACCCTCTCCGCCCATCGCATCCAAGCCATCCATTTCGTCGAGGGGCCCCTTCGCCGGCCCTTTGCCTACGGAGCCCTTTATGTGGATGTCTCAGGCTATAACATGGAGGGGATGAGCCACACCGTTCTATCCCCTCTGCTTCGGCGGGAAGAGGTTGATACTTTTTTACAGACCATACTCCCGCAGTACGCAGGGAAGCTCCATCAAAGGCTTCATCCCCTCCCGAAGAGCGGGTGGATGGAGGCGGCACTTCAGCGATGGGTTCCCACCTCTTTGGCCGCCCTGTTGCTCTCCTTTTATCTCTCCCTTTACTGGCCTCCCTATGTTTCCCTCCTCCCCTTGGTGGTGATCCCGTGGCTTATTCTGTCCACCTTCCTTTATCTCCGGGATGGGGGATGGGCGATATCGGGAAGCGCATATCTCGTCATTCGGTTTCGCAAAATTTTTAGCCGCTATACGTACATCCTTCCCCGCGGTCGACTTCAATCCGTTTCCATGGAGAGCTCTCTTCTAGGGCGCCTTCTCCATCTGGCCACGGTAAAAGCGGAGGTTCTTTCCGGGAATACCGGCGCTACGGTCACCTTAAAATATGCAAAAGAAGAGGAGGCAACCACCCTCTTCTTCTGGGGAGGAAGGAAAGGAGGAAGGAAAGATGGAACGGATCATGGGGGGAATCAGTCCGTCAGCTTCCTCTTTCTTGAGGAGCAGAGAACCGATCCATGA
- a CDS encoding FMN-binding glutamate synthase family protein → MFRFIENWMRSFVNEMVDKTVTRIVRDAYTENLAEMFPTMQKVGGIHLMETAMRAHSGLPLSRPLGSPIHFSPWEKLLFNPVHLDRFPTPENLPIDTAVTLGRRSKKPLTVAIPLLIAAMSFGGALSKSAKIALAKGASAVGTATNTGEAGLMEEEREAARFLIGQYNRGGWLNHRDLYRRLDAVEIQLGQGAQGSAPQRTPASKIREDFRQVFHLDEGEDALIHSRLPEVNRKEEFIALVRRLREETGVPVGLKLAATHYLERELAIAVEAGVDFITLDGAEGGTHGGAPTLQDDVGLPTLFAVSRAADFLKRKGLFREISLIAAGGLITPGQMLKAMALGADAVYIGTVALMALVSDLAVESLPLEPPTSLLVYNGKLTDQLDIEKGAGNLIRFLNSAVREMELVAASLGRTSLSHIDKTDLVSLDPFLSLATGVEWGWLSSARQKEFPGWVMEYPFKPMPKPMPGIPEIHDVEEEERFTPFMDRFSAPQERGS, encoded by the coding sequence ATGTTCCGATTCATTGAAAATTGGATGCGCTCCTTCGTGAATGAGATGGTGGATAAAACGGTTACCCGCATTGTGCGAGATGCCTATACGGAGAACTTGGCGGAGATGTTCCCGACGATGCAAAAGGTGGGAGGCATCCATTTAATGGAGACGGCCATGCGGGCTCATTCCGGACTCCCTTTGTCCCGACCTTTGGGAAGCCCGATTCATTTCTCTCCATGGGAGAAGCTTCTCTTCAACCCGGTCCATCTAGACCGCTTCCCTACGCCCGAGAATCTCCCCATTGATACGGCGGTGACCCTGGGTAGAAGGTCGAAGAAACCCCTGACGGTAGCCATCCCCCTCCTCATCGCCGCTATGTCTTTTGGCGGGGCTTTAAGTAAATCGGCAAAGATCGCCCTGGCCAAAGGGGCATCCGCCGTAGGGACGGCGACCAATACCGGAGAAGCGGGTTTGATGGAGGAAGAGAGGGAGGCGGCCCGTTTTCTCATCGGCCAATATAATCGGGGAGGATGGTTGAACCACAGGGACTTATACCGCCGTCTGGATGCCGTCGAAATTCAACTGGGGCAAGGGGCGCAGGGCTCTGCTCCTCAGCGTACCCCGGCAAGCAAGATCCGGGAGGATTTTCGCCAAGTTTTCCACTTGGATGAGGGGGAGGACGCCTTGATTCATTCCCGACTTCCGGAAGTAAACCGGAAAGAGGAGTTTATCGCCTTGGTACGCCGATTGAGAGAAGAAACCGGGGTGCCTGTTGGGTTGAAGCTGGCCGCCACTCATTACCTGGAACGGGAACTGGCCATTGCCGTCGAAGCAGGGGTTGATTTTATCACATTGGACGGCGCGGAAGGGGGAACCCACGGAGGAGCTCCCACCCTTCAGGATGACGTGGGGCTGCCCACCTTGTTCGCCGTAAGCAGAGCGGCCGATTTTCTGAAAAGGAAAGGACTCTTTCGGGAAATCTCACTCATAGCGGCCGGAGGACTGATTACCCCCGGGCAGATGCTGAAAGCGATGGCGTTAGGCGCCGACGCGGTCTACATCGGCACGGTGGCTCTCATGGCTTTGGTAAGCGATTTGGCGGTGGAGAGCCTCCCCTTGGAGCCGCCCACCAGTCTGTTGGTTTATAACGGGAAGTTGACGGATCAATTAGATATTGAAAAAGGAGCAGGGAATTTGATCCGTTTCCTCAACTCAGCGGTGCGGGAGATGGAGCTGGTCGCCGCATCCCTCGGAAGGACCTCTCTTTCCCATATCGACAAGACCGATCTCGTCTCCCTCGATCCGTTTTTATCCCTGGCCACAGGCGTGGAGTGGGGTTGGCTTTCTTCTGCGCGTCAAAAGGAGTTCCCCGGATGGGTCATGGAGTATCCTTTTAAGCCCATGCCCAAGCCCATGCCGGGAATTCCAGAGATCCATGACGTCGAAGAAGAAGAGAGATTCACTCCATTCATGGATCGGTTCTCTGCTCCTCAAGAAAGAGGAAGCTGA
- a CDS encoding EAL domain-containing protein has product MKWYQGIAFRFALAMNLLVLVTMILLSGQYLFTESKKLEDTLREEGVAIAGTLGSAIGKSMLSGEYSSIGPLAYALISHPSVQYVIIRDPTGRVVNQKGETVTDRPLLVEQVPLLYFQKKVGEIEIALKTDRLQQQKEALLFSTLGVALVVTGASILLSIYVSRKLTSPLKKLMEAVHRMGQGERNIRVKVEGTWEIQDLSKAFNQMAEKIGHHEENLEEGIKKATATLRETIGMLELMGEISRMVMERDSLSKEVIGQLLSRLAEFFKPDWISLAFLDRKDGARAELYLLRDQGNLSVERIRVAESPMVEAVRQRKPLMRILSKEKESEYPRERIFGEEGLDTFIILPLIAKDQVIGTLNVACKAGNRCDQEMMEKLSAFAHTLAIVLDRAHAYESLRCSAFLDFLTGLPNYRALKEDLEGLLRVYASREDQETKLALLFLDLDRFKTINDTLGHDVGDLLLQKVATTLQDALSGEGKVYRMGGDEFILLLPEIGEMQTIREKVEAILAPFRRPWFLEGYELPVSASVGISLFPGDGKIAEELIKHADTAMYRVKLQGKSGYAFYTPSPDDPSFERIILENDLHKGLEQGEFEVYYQPKVEAESGKMTGVEALLRWHHPKRGLVDPGEFIPLAEETGLILHLGEFVLRRVCEQGAQWLKQGYPPITISVNLSTRQFMHSHLVSHIQQLLKETGFPPSLLELEITETVTLDVERAVETLSQLKKVGVQISIDDFGTGYSSLHYLQHLPIDRLKIDRSFVENLSGNESHKAIVATIIAMAKNLALKVTAEGVEKEEQVRFLKESHCDELQGFYFSIPLTAGELEQRFLKK; this is encoded by the coding sequence ATGAAATGGTATCAAGGAATCGCCTTTCGTTTTGCTCTCGCGATGAATCTTTTGGTCCTCGTGACCATGATCCTGCTTAGCGGTCAATACCTCTTTACCGAATCGAAGAAGCTGGAAGATACCCTGCGGGAAGAGGGGGTGGCCATTGCCGGAACCCTCGGTTCAGCCATCGGCAAGTCGATGCTAAGCGGAGAATATAGCTCCATCGGCCCCTTGGCGTACGCCCTCATTTCCCATCCCAGTGTTCAGTACGTCATCATACGGGACCCGACAGGCAGGGTGGTGAATCAAAAGGGGGAGACGGTGACGGATCGGCCCCTCCTCGTAGAGCAAGTGCCCCTGCTTTACTTTCAGAAAAAAGTAGGGGAGATTGAGATCGCCCTAAAGACAGACCGTCTACAGCAACAAAAAGAAGCTCTCCTCTTCTCTACCCTGGGTGTCGCCCTCGTCGTGACCGGGGCTTCGATCCTCCTTTCCATTTATGTAAGCCGCAAGCTTACCTCTCCCTTAAAAAAATTGATGGAAGCGGTTCATAGGATGGGGCAGGGGGAACGAAATATCCGTGTAAAAGTGGAAGGGACCTGGGAGATCCAGGATCTCTCCAAAGCCTTTAACCAGATGGCGGAAAAGATCGGTCATCATGAAGAGAATCTGGAAGAAGGAATCAAGAAGGCGACGGCAACCTTGCGGGAAACCATCGGCATGCTGGAACTGATGGGAGAGATTTCCCGGATGGTGATGGAGAGAGATTCCCTATCCAAAGAGGTGATCGGTCAACTTTTGAGTCGATTGGCCGAATTCTTTAAACCGGATTGGATCAGTCTTGCTTTCCTGGACCGAAAGGATGGAGCGCGAGCGGAACTTTACCTTCTAAGGGATCAGGGAAATCTGTCGGTAGAAAGGATCCGGGTTGCCGAATCTCCCATGGTAGAAGCGGTCCGTCAGAGAAAACCACTGATGCGAATCCTTTCTAAGGAAAAGGAAAGTGAATACCCGAGGGAACGCATTTTTGGGGAAGAGGGATTGGATACATTCATTATCCTTCCTTTAATCGCCAAAGATCAAGTGATCGGCACCTTAAATGTGGCTTGTAAGGCGGGGAACCGGTGCGATCAGGAAATGATGGAGAAACTAAGCGCTTTTGCCCATACCCTCGCCATCGTTTTAGACCGTGCCCATGCCTATGAGTCGCTGCGATGCTCCGCTTTTCTTGACTTTTTAACCGGACTTCCCAATTACCGGGCCCTAAAGGAAGATCTGGAGGGGTTACTTCGCGTTTATGCCTCACGGGAGGATCAAGAGACGAAGTTGGCTCTCCTGTTTCTTGATCTGGATCGGTTTAAGACGATTAACGATACCCTGGGGCATGACGTTGGCGATCTCTTATTGCAGAAGGTGGCCACAACCTTGCAGGATGCCCTCTCCGGCGAGGGAAAGGTTTACCGCATGGGAGGGGACGAGTTTATCCTCCTTCTCCCGGAAATCGGTGAGATGCAGACCATTCGGGAAAAGGTGGAGGCGATCCTCGCCCCTTTCCGTCGTCCGTGGTTTCTTGAGGGGTACGAGCTGCCCGTCTCCGCCAGTGTCGGGATCTCCCTTTTTCCCGGTGATGGGAAAATAGCGGAAGAGCTTATTAAACATGCGGATACGGCCATGTATCGGGTGAAATTACAGGGAAAGAGCGGGTACGCCTTTTATACCCCTTCTCCCGACGATCCCTCTTTTGAGCGAATTATTCTTGAGAATGACTTGCATAAAGGGTTGGAACAGGGAGAATTTGAGGTTTACTACCAACCGAAGGTGGAAGCGGAAAGCGGAAAGATGACCGGAGTGGAGGCACTTCTTCGGTGGCACCATCCGAAACGGGGCCTTGTGGATCCCGGGGAGTTTATTCCCCTCGCTGAGGAAACAGGGCTGATCCTCCATCTGGGGGAGTTTGTGTTGAGAAGGGTTTGTGAACAAGGAGCGCAATGGCTGAAACAGGGGTATCCACCCATAACGATATCGGTCAATCTCTCCACCCGCCAATTTATGCACTCCCATCTCGTCTCACACATTCAACAGCTCCTTAAGGAGACGGGTTTTCCTCCTTCTTTGTTGGAACTGGAGATTACGGAGACGGTGACCTTAGATGTGGAGAGGGCGGTTGAAACCTTATCTCAGTTAAAAAAGGTGGGGGTTCAAATCAGCATTGATGATTTCGGTACCGGGTACAGTTCACTTCACTACTTGCAGCATCTTCCCATCGATCGGCTGAAGATCGACCGTTCTTTTGTAGAAAATCTTTCGGGAAATGAAAGCCACAAGGCGATTGTGGCCACCATTATCGCGATGGCGAAAAATCTGGCTCTTAAGGTTACGGCGGAAGGGGTGGAGAAGGAGGAACAGGTTCGCTTCTTAAAGGAGAGCCATTGTGATGAGCTGCAAGGATTTTATTTCAGCATTCCCCTGACGGCGGGAGAGCTTGAACAGAGATTTTTAAAGAAATAG